In Micromonospora sp. WMMD980, the following are encoded in one genomic region:
- a CDS encoding DUF1800 family protein translates to MRDDVAMLLRRATFGPTASEVEAARRAGYPATVARLTSPAGPDRGAAAAPVPDLGRDPFDDLPDPTVEQRTAAETTRRQHTDAIIRWWLDRLTVADHQAAEKLLFFWHGHWATSIRKVGSPQFMLAQHQKMRAAPDIRAMARALVCDPALVYWLDGQLNTKDAPNENLARELMELFLLGIGTYTERDVKEAGRALTGWRTDLGVPATAIFFPEDHDARPKTILGTTAAFDAFTLVDHLIDRPECARFVATRMWFRYGSSTEPIGRSTERRMVAAFPVGVRMLRALFSDDEFRSGRHRMVKQPVEWLVGVLRQLGLRPAQLSGETLHQLTTGLGGLGQVPFAPPSVGGWPAGTAWLSSAAAQIRLGLADLLAGLAYVERGEDVDRMNPEKLAEVLAVDTWTNRTYQALKRAGGPRQLLTLGLVSPEYLVD, encoded by the coding sequence ATGAGGGATGACGTCGCGATGCTGTTGCGGCGGGCGACCTTCGGCCCCACGGCGTCCGAAGTGGAGGCGGCCCGCCGGGCCGGATATCCGGCCACCGTGGCACGGCTCACCTCGCCGGCCGGGCCGGATCGGGGCGCCGCCGCCGCGCCGGTGCCGGATCTCGGCCGGGACCCGTTCGACGACCTGCCCGACCCGACCGTCGAGCAGCGCACCGCCGCCGAGACGACCCGCCGGCAGCACACCGACGCCATCATCCGGTGGTGGCTCGACCGGCTCACCGTCGCCGACCACCAGGCCGCCGAGAAGCTGCTGTTCTTCTGGCACGGACACTGGGCCACCTCGATCCGCAAGGTGGGCAGCCCGCAGTTCATGCTGGCGCAGCACCAGAAGATGCGCGCCGCGCCGGACATCCGGGCGATGGCCCGCGCTCTCGTCTGCGACCCGGCGCTGGTCTACTGGCTCGACGGGCAGCTCAACACCAAGGACGCGCCGAACGAGAACCTGGCGCGCGAGCTGATGGAACTGTTCCTGCTGGGCATCGGCACCTACACCGAACGCGACGTCAAGGAGGCGGGGCGGGCGCTGACCGGCTGGCGGACCGACCTCGGCGTACCGGCCACCGCGATCTTCTTCCCGGAGGACCACGACGCCCGGCCCAAGACGATCCTCGGCACCACCGCCGCGTTCGACGCGTTCACCCTGGTCGACCATCTGATCGACCGGCCGGAGTGCGCCCGGTTCGTCGCCACCCGCATGTGGTTCCGCTACGGCTCGTCGACCGAGCCGATCGGCCGCTCCACCGAGCGGCGGATGGTGGCGGCGTTTCCGGTGGGCGTCCGGATGCTGCGGGCCCTGTTCTCCGACGACGAGTTCCGGTCGGGCCGGCACCGGATGGTCAAGCAACCGGTGGAGTGGTTGGTGGGCGTCCTGCGGCAGCTCGGCCTGCGGCCGGCGCAGCTCTCCGGGGAGACGCTGCACCAGCTCACCACCGGCCTGGGCGGGCTCGGGCAGGTGCCGTTCGCGCCGCCGAGCGTGGGCGGTTGGCCGGCCGGCACGGCCTGGCTCAGCTCGGCGGCGGCGCAGATCCGGCTGGGCCTGGCGGACCTGCTCGCCGGGCTCGCGTACGTCGAGCGCGGCGAGGACGTCGACCGGATGAACCCGGAGAAGCTGGCCGAGGTGCTCGCCGTGGACACCTGGACCAACCGCACCTACCAGGCCCTGAAGCGGGCGGGCGGCCCTCGGCAGCTCCTCACCCTCGGCCTGGTGAGTCCGGAATACCTGGTGGACTGA
- a CDS encoding glycosyltransferase family 2 protein, giving the protein MPDTVVAVILNWNCADDTLRCLRAVLAGSVVPEVVVVDNGSTDDSVARLAHLDGPATLLRLDDNLGYAGGMNAGIRAARERGADWVWLLNADAVPRPGALAALLAHRERFTVATSVQTTSAHPDDPDPEPYVVAALLPGGKVRPFGCAGCAEGLHEVDVVTGAALLLRVPDVVRVGFFDERFFHYKEEFDLVRRIADAGGRIALVCGSEVWHRRGGSLSGSSPRAIYYHHRNEILYVRKHYRRPLRRLLLGEPIHYRRLATALLRLAAGDRARRLGSRAVLAGYRDGLRGVHGPTERF; this is encoded by the coding sequence GTGCCTGACACGGTCGTCGCGGTGATCCTCAACTGGAACTGCGCGGACGACACGCTGCGCTGCCTGCGGGCCGTGCTCGCCGGCAGCGTCGTGCCCGAGGTGGTCGTCGTCGACAACGGGTCGACCGACGACTCGGTCGCGCGGCTGGCCCACCTCGACGGGCCGGCCACCCTGCTGCGGCTGGACGACAACCTCGGCTACGCGGGCGGGATGAACGCCGGCATCCGGGCCGCCCGGGAACGCGGCGCCGACTGGGTCTGGCTGCTGAACGCCGACGCGGTCCCCCGCCCGGGCGCGCTCGCCGCGCTGCTGGCGCACCGGGAGCGGTTCACCGTGGCCACGTCGGTGCAGACGACCTCGGCGCACCCGGACGACCCGGACCCGGAGCCGTACGTGGTCGCCGCTCTGCTCCCCGGCGGCAAAGTCCGGCCGTTCGGCTGCGCCGGGTGCGCCGAGGGGCTGCACGAGGTCGACGTGGTCACCGGGGCCGCGCTGCTGCTGCGGGTGCCCGACGTCGTCCGGGTCGGGTTCTTCGACGAGCGCTTCTTCCACTACAAGGAGGAGTTCGACCTGGTCCGCCGGATCGCCGACGCGGGCGGGCGGATCGCGCTGGTGTGCGGTTCGGAGGTCTGGCACCGGCGCGGCGGCAGCCTCAGCGGGTCCAGCCCGCGGGCGATCTACTACCACCACCGCAACGAGATCCTGTACGTGCGCAAGCACTACCGCCGCCCGCTGCGGCGGCTGCTGCTCGGCGAGCCGATCCACTACCGGCGGCTGGCGACCGCGCTGCTGCGGCTGGCGGCGGGCGACCGGGCGCGCCGGCTCGGCTCGCGCGCGGTCCTCGCCGGTTACCGGGACGGCCTGCGCGGCGTCCACGGCCCCACCGAGAGGTTCTGA
- a CDS encoding O-antigen ligase family protein encodes MTRSSWSIWPPAALALSVGLLAGWRPLLAGVAALVALAGWALWDPARLNHALFAVLFLVPVTVRLGGWDKPVWMVLLTATAIALYGRLQRLRPDEPLGSAGAAAFALPVAGVLAAPAHWSGPKDLVFALAPFGCYAVVTWHVVAEARRDPAAFVRLARFFAWLGVPLALLAVHQRVTGTWPVLDELATSNAFTSSAGAGRSVATTGHPIVYGAYCLMSMGVALALRGRAWPVPFAAGVVGLLLSGSRSAWIGVGCAGVVWYLTRRPRLTRQGVAAIAATAAGAVALALAGPAPVRGAVDMVRARMSDVGGSSSATARYRRYEVAWDALTDGVDRVLFGLGPEAHVRFFQEVGIDDHLAQTFDNSFLTLWYDLGLVTLLPFLALLVILVVRTRSLAARLLVVGMTAQIFFFDFYLWPCAAAVLILAAGLAAADRDVDAGHRPATPLAVGAGSPAEAGKDHT; translated from the coding sequence GTGACCCGGTCGTCGTGGTCGATCTGGCCGCCGGCCGCGCTGGCGCTGTCGGTCGGCCTGCTCGCCGGGTGGCGGCCCCTGCTGGCCGGCGTCGCGGCCCTGGTGGCGCTGGCCGGTTGGGCGCTGTGGGACCCGGCCCGGCTGAACCACGCGCTCTTCGCGGTGCTGTTCCTGGTGCCTGTCACGGTCCGGCTCGGCGGGTGGGACAAGCCGGTGTGGATGGTGCTGCTGACCGCGACCGCCATCGCCCTCTACGGCCGGCTCCAGCGCCTGCGCCCGGACGAGCCGCTCGGGTCCGCCGGGGCGGCCGCGTTCGCGCTGCCCGTCGCGGGCGTCCTCGCCGCGCCGGCGCACTGGAGCGGCCCGAAGGACCTGGTGTTCGCGCTCGCCCCGTTCGGCTGCTACGCGGTCGTCACCTGGCACGTGGTGGCGGAGGCCCGGCGGGACCCGGCGGCGTTCGTCCGGCTGGCCCGCTTCTTCGCCTGGCTGGGCGTGCCACTGGCGCTCCTCGCCGTGCACCAGCGGGTCACCGGGACCTGGCCGGTGCTGGACGAGTTGGCCACCAGCAACGCCTTCACCTCGTCGGCCGGCGCCGGCCGGTCGGTCGCCACGACCGGCCACCCGATCGTCTACGGCGCCTACTGCCTGATGTCGATGGGCGTCGCGCTCGCCCTGCGCGGCCGGGCCTGGCCGGTGCCGTTCGCCGCCGGCGTGGTCGGGCTGCTGCTCTCCGGCTCGCGCAGCGCCTGGATCGGGGTGGGGTGCGCCGGCGTGGTCTGGTATCTCACCCGCCGCCCCCGGCTGACCCGCCAAGGTGTCGCCGCGATCGCGGCGACCGCCGCCGGCGCGGTGGCGCTGGCGCTGGCCGGCCCGGCACCGGTGCGCGGCGCGGTCGACATGGTTCGCGCCCGGATGTCCGACGTCGGCGGGTCCAGCTCCGCGACGGCCCGCTACCGCCGGTACGAGGTGGCGTGGGACGCGCTCACCGACGGTGTCGACCGGGTGCTGTTCGGTCTCGGGCCGGAGGCTCACGTCCGCTTCTTCCAGGAGGTGGGGATCGACGACCACCTGGCGCAGACGTTCGACAACAGCTTCCTCACCCTCTGGTACGACCTGGGCCTGGTGACGCTGCTGCCGTTCCTCGCGCTGCTGGTCATCCTCGTCGTCCGGACCCGGTCGCTGGCCGCCCGGCTGCTGGTGGTGGGCATGACGGCGCAGATCTTCTTCTTCGACTTCTATCTGTGGCCGTGTGCCGCGGCCGTGTTGATCCTGGCCGCCGGCCTGGCCGCGGCCGACCGGGACGTCGACGCCGGCCACCGTCCGGCGACGCCGCTGGCAGTGGGGGCCGGGTCGCCGGCCGAGGCAGGGAAGGACCACACGTGA
- a CDS encoding glycosyltransferase family 4 protein, with product MHLLFVSHSAELMGAERSLVALVREAARVRGHRVTVTLPAAGPLESELTGAGAAVAVLPTRLWMGRRHRGPVGVVRSVQALASVPRYRRFLRRARPDLVVTNSVVVPAGALAARSAGVRHVWTVRESLLTNPSLRCALPRRTIARIVAARSDGVVAISRYVAEQLLAAAPDAAPKLRVVPPAVEPRAAPPPAGAREPVTPGLAKLVLLGRFTPEKGQADAVEALGRCLRAGRPLRLTLAGVGDPAARRAVRELAERHGVGHLVDVHAWVDDPYPLYAAADATLMLSRNEAFGRVTVESLLAGTPVIGYRAGATTEILADGGGVLVAPDPGELARTLLGLAADADAVGRLRSAAARRAGALAAVPSSASRFVSYLEELRADHR from the coding sequence GTGCATCTGCTGTTCGTGAGCCATTCGGCGGAGCTGATGGGTGCGGAACGGTCGCTTGTCGCGTTGGTCCGCGAGGCGGCCCGGGTGCGTGGCCACCGGGTCACCGTCACGCTGCCGGCGGCCGGTCCGCTGGAGTCCGAGCTGACCGGGGCGGGCGCGGCCGTGGCGGTCCTGCCGACCCGGCTCTGGATGGGTCGGCGGCACCGCGGCCCGGTCGGTGTGGTGCGGTCGGTGCAGGCGCTGGCCTCGGTGCCCCGCTACCGTCGGTTCCTGCGGCGGGCACGACCCGACCTGGTGGTGACGAACTCGGTCGTGGTTCCGGCCGGCGCGCTCGCCGCCCGGTCGGCGGGCGTCCGGCACGTGTGGACGGTCCGGGAGAGCCTGCTGACCAACCCGAGCCTCCGCTGTGCGCTGCCCCGCCGGACGATCGCCCGGATCGTCGCCGCCCGCTCGGACGGTGTCGTCGCCATCTCGCGCTACGTCGCCGAGCAACTGCTGGCGGCGGCGCCCGACGCCGCACCGAAGCTGCGGGTGGTCCCACCCGCGGTGGAGCCCCGCGCGGCACCTCCCCCGGCCGGCGCCCGGGAGCCGGTCACACCCGGGCTGGCGAAGCTCGTGCTGCTCGGGCGGTTCACGCCGGAGAAGGGGCAGGCGGACGCCGTCGAGGCGCTCGGGCGGTGCCTGCGGGCCGGGCGACCGCTGCGGCTGACGCTGGCCGGGGTCGGCGACCCGGCTGCCCGGCGGGCCGTGCGGGAACTCGCCGAGCGGCACGGCGTCGGCCACCTCGTCGACGTGCACGCGTGGGTGGACGACCCGTACCCGCTGTACGCGGCGGCGGACGCGACCCTGATGCTCTCCCGCAACGAGGCGTTCGGGCGGGTGACGGTGGAGTCACTGCTGGCCGGCACTCCGGTGATCGGCTATCGGGCCGGCGCCACCACCGAGATCCTCGCCGACGGTGGCGGGGTGCTCGTCGCGCCGGATCCCGGGGAGCTGGCGCGGACCCTGCTGGGCCTGGCCGCCGACGCGGACGCCGTGGGCCGGCTCCGGTCCGCCGCCGCCCGGCGGGCCGGCGCGCTGGCCGCCGTTCCCTCGTCCGCGTCGCGCTTCGTGTCCTACCTGGAGGAACTGCGGGCGGACCACCGGTGA
- a CDS encoding trypsin-like peptidase domain-containing protein codes for MQPVGPYRFTEAIGVCQVGKVWWAIDGQDRLVTVAVLAGAAATDPPWREAFANAANAMALTPGGQRYVNADFAAATPWAAYPAEEGMGGQRLFQNLGMDLHPAEAEAEILIPEAGPVADLPESVSAMPVSGATPTSGAPLPWAMHAPVGPQPVSAPPQPVSPAPTPTSAVPHQVSSPPVSGPPVDPFTAPQRRIVPSTPRPRRTGGLRALVALAVLLLVAAGGVVALAGTSDNDPPPPPYTLEERATAIASPAVVYVEVVFTGYLRDKVTKAPLRAGPVTFNRRCSGFVVSPAGHVLTNNLCVRPATDTARQNALYALGQTLIAEKKLESAALDSYVAAKLRTTVLTGVDSQPEPQVRLFGQLNVSRGNRTEAPAIPGEIVRTWDAAAGNVALVKLADDHLPVAELNTTAEIQPGASLLSIGYATSEKDPRTATYTVASKQVTVTAWGSQGPVSVFRLNDDVGSHSRGGPVVDTSGRVVGMLDNDESSATKANRVVVPATTLGLLLAEAGVTAELGSVDRRYRSGLDAYFAGQYPAAIRQLRATVTDSPTNHVAQTYRGNADDRQAIADRAQTFPNWAVFVLVGLGVALLVTLVALAVAARSRARG; via the coding sequence ATGCAACCGGTTGGTCCGTACAGGTTCACCGAGGCGATCGGCGTCTGCCAGGTGGGCAAGGTGTGGTGGGCCATCGACGGGCAGGACCGGTTGGTCACGGTGGCCGTGCTGGCGGGCGCCGCCGCGACCGACCCGCCGTGGCGGGAGGCCTTCGCCAACGCCGCCAACGCCATGGCGCTGACCCCCGGCGGCCAGCGCTACGTCAACGCCGACTTCGCCGCCGCGACGCCGTGGGCGGCGTACCCCGCCGAGGAGGGGATGGGCGGGCAGCGCCTGTTCCAGAACCTCGGCATGGACCTGCACCCGGCCGAGGCGGAGGCGGAGATCCTGATCCCCGAGGCCGGCCCGGTGGCCGACCTGCCCGAGTCGGTCTCGGCGATGCCGGTCTCCGGCGCCACCCCGACCTCCGGCGCGCCGCTGCCGTGGGCGATGCACGCCCCGGTCGGGCCGCAGCCGGTCTCCGCGCCGCCGCAGCCCGTCTCGCCCGCGCCCACGCCGACGTCGGCGGTGCCGCACCAGGTGTCGTCCCCGCCGGTCAGCGGACCCCCGGTCGACCCGTTCACCGCGCCGCAGCGCCGCATCGTGCCCAGTACGCCCCGCCCGCGCCGCACCGGCGGGCTGCGAGCCCTGGTGGCGCTGGCCGTGCTGCTCCTCGTCGCCGCCGGCGGCGTGGTCGCGCTCGCCGGCACGAGCGACAACGACCCGCCGCCGCCCCCGTACACACTGGAGGAACGCGCCACCGCCATCGCCTCACCGGCGGTGGTCTACGTGGAGGTCGTGTTCACCGGATACCTGCGCGACAAGGTGACCAAGGCGCCCCTGCGGGCCGGGCCGGTCACCTTCAACCGCCGGTGCAGCGGCTTCGTGGTCAGCCCCGCCGGCCACGTGCTGACCAACAACCTCTGCGTCCGGCCGGCCACCGACACGGCCCGGCAGAACGCCCTCTACGCGCTGGGCCAGACGCTGATCGCGGAGAAGAAGCTCGAATCCGCCGCCCTCGACTCGTACGTGGCGGCGAAGCTGCGTACCACGGTGCTCACCGGCGTCGACTCCCAGCCGGAGCCGCAGGTCCGGCTCTTCGGGCAGCTCAACGTGAGCCGGGGCAACCGCACCGAGGCCCCGGCGATCCCCGGTGAGATCGTCCGGACGTGGGACGCCGCCGCCGGCAACGTCGCGCTGGTCAAGCTCGCCGACGACCACCTGCCCGTCGCGGAGCTGAACACCACCGCCGAGATCCAGCCGGGTGCGTCGCTGCTGTCGATCGGCTACGCCACGAGCGAGAAGGACCCCCGCACCGCCACCTACACCGTCGCCTCGAAGCAGGTGACCGTGACCGCCTGGGGCAGCCAGGGACCGGTGTCGGTGTTCCGGCTCAACGACGACGTCGGCAGCCACTCCCGGGGCGGACCGGTCGTCGACACGAGCGGCCGGGTCGTCGGCATGCTCGACAACGACGAGTCGTCCGCCACCAAGGCGAACCGCGTGGTGGTGCCGGCGACCACGCTCGGCTTGCTGCTCGCCGAGGCCGGGGTCACCGCCGAGTTGGGCAGCGTCGACAGGCGCTACCGCAGCGGCCTGGACGCCTACTTCGCCGGCCAGTACCCGGCCGCGATCCGGCAGCTTCGCGCCACGGTGACCGACTCGCCCACCAACCACGTGGCCCAGACGTACCGCGGCAACGCCGACGACCGGCAGGCCATCGCGGACCGCGCGCAGACGTTCCCGAACTGGGCCGTGTTCGTGCTCGTCGGGCTCGGCGTGGCGCTGCTGGTGACGCTCGTCGCCCTGGCGGTGGCGGCCCGCTCCCGCGCCCGGGGCTGA
- a CDS encoding glycosyltransferase, giving the protein MSGPPPAASTPATAAPVPALGDASVALVHEWFGVTGGSEQVFRGISELFPRAQRFALWQDDGVDEPGLRESWLARTPMRRRKAMALPLMPVVWRTLTRDRFDVVISSSHAFAHTVRLGPPETTRHLSYVHAPARYLWNPATDGRGASPLLALPRRALRGVDVRLSRHVHAYAANSREVRDRIRRHWGRDAVVINPPVRVAWFADAPAADRAQSRDYLLGVGRWIPYKRFDLIVATAEAAGLPLVVAGSGPEEPRLRRLAERADVPVTFEVAPSQERLRRLYWGARALLFPVHEDFGIVPVEAQACGTPVIGLRRGGLRETVVDGETGFLVDSTDARDHAALTRRLDELRPERVRAHAATFSEASFAAAFAAWVTEAVA; this is encoded by the coding sequence ATGTCCGGTCCGCCGCCCGCCGCGTCCACCCCGGCGACGGCGGCCCCGGTGCCCGCCCTCGGCGACGCGTCCGTCGCGCTGGTGCACGAGTGGTTCGGCGTCACCGGCGGCTCCGAGCAGGTGTTCCGCGGCATCTCCGAACTGTTCCCCCGGGCCCAGCGGTTCGCCCTGTGGCAGGACGACGGGGTGGACGAGCCGGGCCTGCGCGAGTCGTGGCTGGCCCGCACGCCGATGCGGCGCCGCAAGGCGATGGCGCTGCCGCTGATGCCGGTGGTGTGGCGGACGCTGACCCGGGACCGCTTCGACGTGGTCATCTCGTCCAGCCACGCCTTCGCCCACACGGTCCGGCTGGGCCCGCCCGAGACCACCCGGCACCTGAGCTACGTGCACGCCCCGGCGCGCTACCTGTGGAACCCGGCGACCGACGGCCGTGGCGCGAGCCCGCTGCTCGCCCTGCCCCGGCGCGCGCTGCGCGGCGTCGACGTGCGGTTGAGCCGGCACGTGCACGCGTACGCGGCGAACTCCCGCGAGGTGCGCGACCGGATCCGGCGCCACTGGGGGCGCGACGCCGTGGTGATCAACCCGCCGGTGCGGGTGGCCTGGTTCGCCGACGCGCCGGCCGCCGACCGGGCGCAGTCACGCGACTACCTGCTCGGGGTCGGGCGTTGGATCCCGTACAAGCGGTTCGACCTGATCGTGGCGACCGCCGAGGCCGCCGGGCTGCCGCTCGTCGTCGCCGGCTCCGGGCCCGAGGAGCCCCGCCTCCGCCGGCTCGCCGAGCGGGCCGACGTGCCCGTCACGTTCGAGGTCGCGCCGAGCCAGGAGCGGCTGCGGCGGCTCTACTGGGGCGCGCGGGCGCTGCTCTTCCCGGTGCACGAGGACTTCGGCATCGTGCCGGTGGAGGCGCAGGCGTGCGGCACGCCGGTGATCGGGCTGCGCCGGGGCGGGCTGCGGGAGACCGTCGTCGACGGCGAGACCGGGTTCCTGGTCGACTCCACCGACGCCCGCGACCACGCGGCGCTCACCCGACGCCTCGACGAGCTGCGGCCGGAGCGCGTCCGGGCCCACGCGGCCACCTTCTCCGAGGCGTCCTTCGCCGCCGCCTTCGCCGCCTGGGTGACGGAAGCCGTTGCCTAG
- a CDS encoding glycosyltransferase has protein sequence MTTLGIAVVDYRSAADTAGLVRSIVAHHHDPDLRVAVALVDNGDRRAPLEEVADLARRHGLLARVLHGHGNVGYAAGNNLAARWLRDAGADVIWVLNPDARITGGSLASAARLGAGDDGCAIGATAYRDGGGTVRPDLGAVDLWTGRSGRSAGPRALTYVAGHSVLLTRAAFDGLGGFGEEFFLFYEEADLAVRSARLGVPVRVVADLLVTHAGGGATGASADLRAKSLLTWFHASRSCMIFFRRHYPRRLPVAVAARLLYAGRALLAAGPAAAGAVLRGTAAGLRS, from the coding sequence ATGACCACTCTCGGCATCGCCGTCGTCGACTACCGCAGCGCGGCCGACACCGCCGGCCTGGTCCGCTCGATCGTGGCCCACCACCACGACCCCGACCTGCGGGTGGCCGTCGCGCTCGTCGACAACGGTGACCGGCGCGCCCCGTTGGAGGAGGTCGCCGACCTCGCCCGCCGGCACGGCCTGCTGGCGCGGGTGCTGCACGGGCACGGCAACGTCGGGTACGCCGCCGGCAACAACCTCGCCGCGCGGTGGCTGCGCGACGCCGGGGCCGACGTGATCTGGGTGCTCAACCCGGACGCCCGGATCACCGGCGGTTCGCTCGCCTCGGCGGCACGTCTCGGCGCGGGCGACGACGGGTGCGCGATCGGCGCGACCGCGTACCGGGACGGCGGCGGGACGGTCCGGCCCGACCTGGGCGCGGTCGACCTGTGGACCGGCCGCAGCGGACGGTCAGCGGGCCCGCGCGCGCTGACCTACGTGGCCGGGCACTCCGTGCTGCTCACCCGGGCGGCGTTCGACGGGCTGGGCGGGTTCGGCGAGGAGTTCTTCCTGTTCTACGAGGAAGCCGACCTGGCGGTCCGGTCGGCCCGGCTCGGCGTACCCGTGCGGGTCGTCGCGGACCTGCTGGTGACGCACGCCGGCGGGGGCGCGACGGGCGCGAGCGCCGACCTGCGGGCCAAGTCGCTGCTGACCTGGTTCCACGCCAGCCGGAGCTGCATGATCTTCTTCCGGCGGCACTACCCCCGCCGTCTCCCGGTGGCGGTGGCGGCCCGGCTGCTCTACGCCGGCCGGGCCCTGCTGGCGGCCGGCCCGGCCGCGGCGGGCGCGGTGCTGCGCGGCACGGCGGCGGGGTTGCGGTCGTGA
- a CDS encoding MurR/RpiR family transcriptional regulator: protein MNEGSAAGADRLLDLLHGARLTPTQRRIAHCLVRHSGAVAYLSAAEVAELAGVSQPSVTRFAMALGHDGYPALRRKLRELTITTAGDRADAGNALQRAVRAETDNLDRLAGQLADADRIAEVGRLLAASRPLPVLGLRAAAPLAAYFAYFAAKVHPDVRVLDHGGSMLADRLDQAVAAGATALLAFVLPRYPRETLDALREARDAGLTVVAITDSPVSPATEHAEVVLPAAVGTDLVFDLHTAPMTLAMVVLQAICDAAPAETQTRLEAFESSAARRQLFLG, encoded by the coding sequence ATGAATGAAGGCAGCGCGGCCGGCGCCGATCGCCTGCTCGACCTGCTGCACGGCGCCCGGCTCACCCCCACCCAACGCCGCATCGCGCACTGCCTGGTCCGGCACAGCGGCGCGGTCGCCTATCTGTCCGCGGCCGAGGTGGCCGAGCTGGCCGGCGTCAGCCAGCCGTCGGTGACCCGGTTCGCCATGGCGCTCGGGCACGACGGCTACCCCGCGCTCCGCCGCAAGCTGCGGGAACTCACCATCACCACGGCCGGCGACCGGGCCGACGCCGGAAACGCGCTGCAACGGGCCGTGCGTGCCGAGACGGACAACCTGGACCGGCTCGCCGGGCAGCTCGCCGACGCGGACCGGATCGCCGAGGTGGGCAGGTTGCTCGCCGCCAGCCGTCCACTGCCGGTGCTCGGGTTGCGCGCGGCCGCGCCGCTGGCCGCCTACTTCGCGTACTTCGCCGCGAAGGTGCACCCCGACGTGCGCGTCCTCGACCACGGCGGCAGCATGCTCGCCGACCGCCTCGACCAGGCGGTCGCGGCCGGCGCCACCGCGCTGCTCGCGTTCGTGCTGCCGCGCTATCCGCGGGAGACGCTCGACGCGCTGCGCGAGGCCCGGGACGCCGGGCTGACCGTCGTGGCGATCACCGACTCGCCGGTGAGCCCGGCCACCGAGCACGCCGAGGTGGTGCTCCCCGCCGCCGTCGGCACCGACCTGGTCTTCGACCTGCACACCGCACCGATGACGCTGGCCATGGTGGTGTTGCAGGCGATCTGCGACGCCGCCCCGGCCGAGACCCAGACCCGGCTCGAGGCGTTCGAGTCGTCCGCCGCCCGCCGCCAGTTGTTCCTCGGCTGA
- a CDS encoding DUF1501 domain-containing protein: MDALTRRRFLLASTAAGGAAAVAAGGIGLADLLATARGRGSEPEDRTDRLVVVTLYGGNDGLNTVVPYADPAYHSARPELAYDPERVLRLDDALGLNPVLTGLKRLWDRGQLGIVLGVGYPRPDRSHFRSMDIWQTASPAQPVATGWVGRWLDGTRASAEAAVSFEPVLPPLLVGERRSGACVALGGLRLPPGVDTGMVAALGEVQDGESELQMRAAQAYRDLLDVDALVRQADHREAATDPADRPIATATGGAVSLAAQLALVARCVEAGVPTRVYSVSLGGFDTHAQERVGQEALLGRLDEALSSFTDRLGRTAAGRRVTVVVYSEFGRRVRANASDGTDHGTAGPVFVLGPRVAGGLHGEQPSLTDLDAGDLKATTDFRDVFGTLLATVLHAEPARYLGGYRPKPLSLLRADG; this comes from the coding sequence ATGGACGCGCTGACCCGTCGCCGGTTCCTGCTCGCCTCCACCGCGGCCGGTGGCGCCGCCGCGGTCGCCGCCGGCGGCATCGGGCTGGCCGACCTCCTCGCCACCGCGCGGGGCCGGGGGTCCGAACCGGAGGACCGGACCGACCGTCTGGTGGTGGTCACGCTCTACGGCGGCAACGACGGGCTCAACACGGTCGTGCCGTACGCCGACCCGGCGTACCACTCGGCCCGGCCGGAGCTGGCCTACGACCCGGAGCGGGTGCTGCGGCTCGACGACGCGCTCGGCCTCAACCCGGTCCTCACCGGGCTGAAGCGCCTCTGGGACCGCGGGCAGTTGGGCATCGTGCTGGGCGTCGGCTATCCCCGGCCGGACCGCAGCCACTTCCGGTCGATGGACATCTGGCAGACCGCGTCGCCCGCGCAACCGGTCGCGACGGGCTGGGTGGGCCGCTGGCTCGACGGCACCCGCGCCTCCGCCGAGGCGGCCGTCAGCTTCGAGCCGGTGCTGCCGCCGCTGCTGGTCGGCGAGCGGCGGTCCGGCGCCTGTGTGGCCCTCGGTGGCCTGCGGTTGCCGCCCGGCGTCGACACCGGCATGGTGGCCGCGTTGGGTGAGGTCCAGGACGGCGAGTCCGAGTTGCAGATGCGCGCGGCGCAGGCGTACCGGGACCTGCTGGACGTGGACGCGCTGGTCCGGCAGGCCGACCACCGCGAGGCGGCCACGGATCCGGCGGACCGTCCGATCGCCACCGCGACCGGCGGCGCGGTCTCCCTGGCCGCGCAGCTCGCGCTGGTGGCCCGCTGCGTGGAGGCGGGGGTGCCCACCCGGGTCTACTCGGTGAGCCTGGGCGGGTTCGACACCCACGCCCAGGAGCGGGTCGGGCAGGAGGCGCTGCTCGGCCGGCTCGACGAGGCGTTGTCGTCGTTCACCGACCGGCTCGGCCGGACGGCGGCGGGCCGGCGGGTGACGGTGGTGGTCTACAGCGAGTTCGGCCGTCGGGTCCGGGCCAACGCGTCCGACGGCACCGACCACGGCACCGCCGGTCCGGTGTTCGTGCTGGGCCCCCGGGTGGCGGGCGGGCTGCACGGCGAGCAGCCGAGCCTGACCGACCTCGACGCCGGCGATCTCAAGGCGACAACGGATTTCCGCGACGTCTTCGGCACGCTGCTGGCGACCGTGCTGCACGCCGAGCCGGCCCGCTACCTGGGCGGCTACCGGCCGAAGCCGCTGTCGCTCCTGCGCGCCGACGGCTGA